In a single window of the Gadus macrocephalus chromosome 6, ASM3116895v1 genome:
- the LOC132458983 gene encoding nucleoside diphosphate-linked moiety X motif 17-like isoform X1, with translation MATQVQKVQKVLVHLSGGNAAAQCARFVQSITGHFGGQDETQVVCYLDNNRFILSQGAGQRVPLKRPAFCPFKHLSVTQAAAIPLDVQDRGVDVVVVVILQTANQRVLLTRRAAGLRIFPGLWVPPGGHVELEETLVAAGLRELQEETGLEVEQNDVSPLILGLWESAYPARLARGSPFRHHIVTFMLLHCPHTHQELQVCLRPDPAEVSACLWVDRDLARSIVGGADGEEGGLQPPPPPAVRVTEVLPDGALRGSLLPGAVLCARAPAEGPDVERVITGTKYALGLWLDSLAPRQSSSTAGGSC, from the exons ATGGCGACCCAGGTCCAAAAGGTCCAGAAGGTCCTGGTCCACCTGAGCGGGGGGAACGCAGCTGCGCAGTGCGCCCGGTTCGTCCAG AGCATCACGGGGCACTTCGGCGGTCAGGATGAGACGCAGGTCGTCTGTTACCTTGACAACAACCGTTTCATCCTGAGTCAGGGAGCGGGCCAGCGAGTCCccctcaag AGACCCGCCTTCTGTCCCTTCAAGCACCTGTCAGTCACTCAGGCCGCTGCTATCCCATTGGACGTCCAGGACCGTGGGGTGGATGTTGTCGTGGTTGTCATCCTgcagacagccaatcagagagtgCTGCTGACGAGACGAGCAGCCGGACTTCGAATATTCCCTGGGCTCTGGGTccccccag GAGGACatgtggagctggaggagacg ctgGTGGCGGCGGGACTCCGGGAGCTCCAGGAGGAAACGGGACTGGAGGTGGAGCAGAACGACGTCAGTCCTCTGATACTGGGGCTGTGGGAG tctGCGTACCCCGCCCGTCTGGCCAGAGGATCTCCTTTCAGACATCACATCGTTACCTTTATGCTGCTGCactgcccccacacacaccaggagctgcag gtgtgtctgcgtccGGACCCTGCGGAGGTGAGTGCGTGTCTCTGGGTGGACCGGGACCTCGCCCGCAGCATCGTGGGGGGGGCCgacggggaggaaggggggctgcagccccccccgcccccagccgtCAG GGTGACGGAGGTCCTGCCGGACGGGGCCCTGAGGGGCTCCCTGCTGCCCGGGGCCGTGCTGTGTGCCCGGGCCCCTGCTGAGGGCCCCGACGTGGAGCGGGTCATTACCGGGACCAAGTACGCCCTGGGGCTCTGGCTGGACAGCCTGGCCCCCCGGCAGTCCTCCTCCACCGCTGGGGGGTCCTGCTGA
- the LOC132458983 gene encoding nucleoside diphosphate-linked moiety X motif 17-like isoform X2: MATQVQKVQKVLVHLSGGNAAAQCARFVQSITGHFGGQDETQVVCYLDNNRFILSQGAGQRVPLKRPAFCPFKHLSVTQAAAIPLDVQDRGVDVVVVVILQTANQRVLLTRRAAGLRIFPGLWVPPGGHVELEETLVAAGLRELQEETGLEVEQNDVSPLILGLWESAYPARLARGSPFRHHIVTFMLLHCPHTHQELQVCLRPDPAEVSACLWVDRDLARSIVGGADGEEGGLQPPPPPAVRYPLTYLRGDGGPAGRGPEGLPAARGRAVCPGPC; the protein is encoded by the exons ATGGCGACCCAGGTCCAAAAGGTCCAGAAGGTCCTGGTCCACCTGAGCGGGGGGAACGCAGCTGCGCAGTGCGCCCGGTTCGTCCAG AGCATCACGGGGCACTTCGGCGGTCAGGATGAGACGCAGGTCGTCTGTTACCTTGACAACAACCGTTTCATCCTGAGTCAGGGAGCGGGCCAGCGAGTCCccctcaag AGACCCGCCTTCTGTCCCTTCAAGCACCTGTCAGTCACTCAGGCCGCTGCTATCCCATTGGACGTCCAGGACCGTGGGGTGGATGTTGTCGTGGTTGTCATCCTgcagacagccaatcagagagtgCTGCTGACGAGACGAGCAGCCGGACTTCGAATATTCCCTGGGCTCTGGGTccccccag GAGGACatgtggagctggaggagacg ctgGTGGCGGCGGGACTCCGGGAGCTCCAGGAGGAAACGGGACTGGAGGTGGAGCAGAACGACGTCAGTCCTCTGATACTGGGGCTGTGGGAG tctGCGTACCCCGCCCGTCTGGCCAGAGGATCTCCTTTCAGACATCACATCGTTACCTTTATGCTGCTGCactgcccccacacacaccaggagctgcag gtgtgtctgcgtccGGACCCTGCGGAGGTGAGTGCGTGTCTCTGGGTGGACCGGGACCTCGCCCGCAGCATCGTGGGGGGGGCCgacggggaggaaggggggctgcagccccccccgcccccagccgtCAGGTACCCCTTAACTTACCTTAGG GGTGACGGAGGTCCTGCCGGACGGGGCCCTGAGGGGCTCCCTGCTGCCCGGGGCCGTGCTGTGTGCCCGGGCCCCTGCTGA